A genomic region of Candidatus Methanoperedens sp. contains the following coding sequences:
- a CDS encoding peptidase A24: MLYILKILFCTPFLLYSCYSDIKTRRVTNKLWLVMLVGGSLFIAYDIWFHGIDYLFLMFISTGLIFIFVYLLFQIGVFGGADAKSLIVLSLFFPSYPDFSLFGYDFPLNEPLPLFSNLFSFGIFENAVLLTIVVPLILAIYNVSKMGLHIDKPLYAFIGYKTRISELSNKKHIRMIEGFEKVNNSIKFYFKRGGLEIDDNVINELKKMSDNDFDLIKDVWVTPGLPFMIPITLGFYVSIFYGDLITELTKYIILH; encoded by the coding sequence ATGCTATATATATTGAAGATATTGTTCTGTACGCCTTTTTTACTATATTCATGTTATTCAGATATCAAAACCCGCCGCGTTACAAATAAATTATGGCTGGTGATGCTTGTAGGAGGATCTCTTTTTATTGCTTATGACATCTGGTTTCACGGAATTGATTATTTATTTCTGATGTTTATTTCTACAGGATTGATCTTCATTTTTGTGTATCTTTTATTCCAGATTGGTGTATTTGGAGGAGCTGACGCAAAATCACTTATCGTCTTATCTTTATTCTTTCCATCATATCCGGATTTTAGTTTATTTGGATATGATTTCCCTCTTAATGAACCCTTACCGCTATTCAGTAATTTATTTTCATTCGGGATATTTGAGAATGCAGTGCTTCTTACGATCGTTGTTCCTTTAATCCTCGCCATTTATAATGTTTCAAAAATGGGTCTGCATATCGACAAACCATTATATGCGTTCATAGGTTATAAGACGAGGATCAGCGAACTTTCAAATAAAAAGCACATTAGAATGATCGAAGGATTTGAAAAGGTAAATAATAGTATCAAATTTTATTTTAAACGGGGCGGCTTAGAAATTGATGATAATGTGATAAATGAACTTAAGAAAATGTCTGATAATGATTTTGATTTGATCAAGGATGTATGGGTTACACCTGGTTTGCCATTCATGATACCAATAACACTGGGTTTCTATGTATCAATATTTTATGGTGATTTGATTACTGAATTAACAAAATATATTATTTTACATTAA